In a genomic window of Flavobacterium crassostreae:
- a CDS encoding UvrD-helicase domain-containing protein, whose amino-acid sequence MKNNPNPEHTTNPTTSASFSIYDASAGSGKTYALVKEYLKIILTAAKNDAYRNILAITFTNKAVHEMKSRIVGSLSEFAKDAPSSKATELLQDLAADTGLSGSEIQTKSRQIIKHIIHNYAAFDISTIDKFTHKVIRAFAHDLNLPMTFEVTLDTENLLTEAVDAIIAQAGEDPTLTKLLIDFTMEKTDEDKSWDISREILDTGRLVLNENHRTEITHFQDKTIADFVAIKKKLVASCASLDQDNAEFAQAALALIENHGIDLKSFSRGTFPNHLSSIRDKKYNPKNKTFHEPEAIAINKTAKDRTLIENLIPELLKILAVVYQNFEKRDFYKAFLKNITPLSLLNTVSNELAKIQQEQNLLSITEFNALIHREIQNQPAPFIYERLGERYRHFFIDEFQDTSEMQWQNLIPLIDNALSGQDDLGQKGTLMIVGDPKQSIYRWRGGKAEQFIELSKDANPFNNPDKKRVHLDKNYRSYSQVIDFNNAFFKLVSEQFEQPDYKELYANHSHQKTNSKTGGYVQISFIPKIETATQEEEALDKTKLYVLATLNTIQKVRNEGFEYKDIVILTRKRGQGVAIANYLTEQNIPLLSSETLLIQNATEVRLIIHLLKYLKNHADLEAKAYFLHYIAEHVQDQLPVHDFIAQGMAHTNEVNFENWLRSFSISLSFQNIRKKALYEAVEIIIAKFLSPNFSKGSGAYVQYFLDIVLERDVRNQAGIADFLHFWDKNADKFSIPSPEGNNAVRIMTIHKSKGLEFPVVIMPFAEEDYNRKPKDKLWLDAPETDFGLPKVLIDNSSEVEGFGPEAKIIYDQKKQEELLDNINVLYVALTRAEEQLYVISNANLTSKGEVMANNMSAFFINYLDSKGVFDPEKLEYQFGSSKKVSPTSKHIDTSKKIEVVAQTLDPKNIKIAQREALMWGTQQQESMEYGNVVHEILSFVKTKQDVTLAIEKALESGLIHFGQKELVQQTILDIVTHKELERYFAPENTVWNEQTIIQKKGPIVKPDRMVVNKAKEVYLLDYKTGAHNTKYQKQLENYQQAIELMGYKVVKKALIYIGKEIDVVNL is encoded by the coding sequence ATGAAAAACAACCCCAATCCCGAACATACAACAAATCCCACAACCAGCGCCTCCTTCTCCATATACGATGCCTCAGCAGGTTCTGGCAAAACCTATGCACTAGTCAAAGAATATTTAAAAATTATTCTAACCGCAGCCAAGAACGATGCCTACAGAAACATCCTAGCCATAACCTTCACCAACAAAGCCGTGCACGAAATGAAAAGCCGTATTGTGGGGAGTCTATCCGAGTTTGCCAAAGACGCCCCCAGCTCCAAGGCTACAGAACTCCTGCAAGACCTAGCCGCAGACACCGGACTTTCTGGCTCCGAGATCCAAACCAAATCCCGGCAAATCATCAAGCACATCATTCATAATTATGCCGCTTTTGATATTTCGACTATTGATAAATTTACCCACAAAGTGATTCGTGCCTTTGCTCACGACCTTAATTTGCCCATGACCTTTGAGGTAACCCTGGACACCGAAAATCTCTTGACCGAAGCCGTAGATGCCATCATTGCGCAAGCCGGCGAAGACCCCACCTTGACCAAGTTGCTCATTGATTTTACCATGGAAAAAACCGACGAAGATAAATCCTGGGATATCTCCAGAGAAATTCTAGACACCGGACGCTTGGTTCTAAACGAAAACCACCGCACCGAAATCACCCATTTTCAAGACAAAACCATTGCAGATTTTGTAGCCATAAAAAAGAAATTGGTAGCGAGTTGTGCCAGCTTAGACCAAGATAATGCCGAATTTGCCCAAGCAGCATTAGCATTAATCGAAAACCACGGTATTGATTTAAAATCGTTTTCAAGAGGAACCTTCCCGAACCATTTGAGCAGCATTCGAGACAAAAAATACAACCCCAAAAACAAAACCTTTCATGAACCAGAGGCTATTGCAATCAACAAAACCGCCAAAGACCGTACTTTAATAGAAAACCTAATTCCAGAGTTGCTAAAAATTCTGGCAGTAGTGTACCAAAATTTTGAAAAAAGAGATTTCTACAAAGCCTTTCTTAAAAACATAACCCCACTATCGTTATTAAATACCGTAAGTAATGAGTTAGCCAAAATTCAGCAAGAACAAAACCTGCTTTCCATCACGGAATTTAACGCCCTCATTCACCGCGAAATTCAAAACCAGCCCGCACCCTTTATATACGAACGCTTGGGCGAGCGTTACCGCCATTTTTTTATAGATGAGTTTCAAGACACCTCCGAGATGCAATGGCAAAACTTAATCCCCTTGATTGATAACGCCCTTTCGGGCCAAGATGATTTAGGGCAAAAAGGCACCTTAATGATTGTCGGAGATCCCAAACAATCCATTTACCGCTGGCGTGGCGGCAAAGCAGAACAGTTTATAGAACTAAGCAAAGATGCCAATCCGTTTAATAATCCGGACAAAAAGCGCGTGCATTTAGACAAAAACTACCGCAGTTACTCCCAAGTAATTGATTTTAATAATGCCTTTTTTAAACTCGTTTCGGAACAATTTGAGCAGCCAGATTATAAAGAGTTGTATGCCAACCACAGCCATCAAAAAACCAATAGCAAGACCGGAGGCTACGTCCAGATTTCCTTTATACCCAAAATAGAAACAGCCACCCAAGAGGAAGAAGCGTTGGATAAAACAAAATTATATGTTTTGGCAACCTTAAATACCATTCAAAAAGTACGTAACGAAGGTTTTGAATACAAAGATATAGTTATCCTAACCCGCAAACGAGGACAAGGAGTGGCTATTGCTAATTATTTGACCGAGCAAAACATTCCGCTTTTGTCCTCAGAAACCTTGCTGATTCAAAACGCCACCGAAGTGCGCTTGATTATTCACCTATTAAAATATTTAAAAAACCACGCAGATTTAGAAGCCAAGGCTTATTTTCTGCATTACATCGCAGAGCATGTTCAGGATCAATTGCCAGTCCATGATTTCATTGCTCAAGGAATGGCGCATACAAACGAAGTAAATTTTGAGAACTGGCTCCGTAGTTTTTCTATTTCGCTTTCGTTTCAAAACATACGCAAAAAAGCACTCTACGAAGCCGTCGAAATTATTATAGCAAAATTTCTATCGCCCAATTTCTCCAAAGGCAGTGGCGCTTATGTACAGTATTTTTTGGATATCGTATTAGAGAGAGATGTCCGGAATCAAGCCGGAATTGCAGATTTTTTGCACTTTTGGGACAAAAACGCCGACAAATTTAGCATTCCCTCGCCCGAAGGCAACAATGCCGTACGTATTATGACCATTCATAAATCCAAAGGGTTAGAGTTTCCGGTGGTTATTATGCCTTTTGCCGAAGAAGATTACAACCGAAAACCCAAAGATAAATTGTGGCTTGATGCTCCAGAAACCGATTTTGGACTGCCTAAAGTTTTAATTGATAATAGCAGCGAAGTAGAGGGTTTTGGTCCAGAAGCAAAAATAATTTACGATCAAAAAAAGCAAGAAGAACTTTTGGATAATATCAATGTTCTGTACGTGGCTTTGACTCGAGCAGAAGAGCAATTGTATGTTATATCGAATGCCAATTTAACCAGCAAAGGCGAAGTAATGGCCAATAATATGTCTGCTTTTTTTATTAATTACCTGGATAGCAAAGGAGTGTTTGATCCAGAAAAGTTGGAATACCAATTTGGCAGTTCAAAAAAAGTATCGCCTACATCCAAACATATAGATACCTCCAAAAAAATTGAAGTAGTTGCACAAACCCTAGACCCCAAAAACATAAAAATTGCCCAACGAGAAGCTTTAATGTGGGGAACACAACAGCAAGAATCTATGGAATACGGAAATGTAGTGCACGAAATTTTATCTTTTGTAAAAACAAAACAAGACGTAACACTGGCCATTGAAAAAGCCCTAGAAAGCGGATTGATTCATTTTGGTCAAAAAGAGCTCGTTCAGCAAACCATTTTAGATATTGTGACCCACAAAGAATTAGAACGCTATTTTGCTCCAGAAAACACCGTTTGGAACGAACAGACCATAATCCAAAAAAAAGGACCTATAGTCAAACCAGACCGTATGGTAGTCAACAAGGCCAAGGAAGTGTATTTATTGGACTACAAAACAGGGGCGCATAATACAAAATACCAAAAACAACTAGAAAATTACCAACAAGCAATAGAATTAATGGGATACAAAGTAGTAAAAAAAGCCTTGATTTATATAGGAAAAGAAATTGATGTAGTAAATTTGTAG
- a CDS encoding alpha/beta fold hydrolase, with translation MRHLQFKNTDIAYTDTGKGAAIVLLHGFLENQKMWDAYIAVFAQKYRIITIDLLGHGQTECMGYVHTMEDNADVVHAVLTQLRIRRAVLVGHSMGGYVALAFADLYPETIKGLVLLNSTARADSPDRKQNRDRAIRAVKQNYRAFVGLAIANLFSENNQKRLIEEIENIKKEALKTPLQAIVATLEGMKTRVDREVLLHNTSFPKMLVLGKKDPILGFEETKTQVENTKVELVGFSDGHMSSIENQEELMVVLGAFFKKI, from the coding sequence ATGCGTCATCTACAGTTCAAAAACACAGATATTGCCTACACAGATACCGGAAAAGGAGCTGCAATTGTTTTGCTGCATGGTTTTCTGGAAAATCAAAAAATGTGGGATGCTTATATTGCCGTTTTTGCTCAAAAATACCGGATAATTACTATTGATTTGTTGGGGCATGGCCAGACCGAATGTATGGGCTACGTGCATACTATGGAAGATAATGCCGATGTGGTACATGCTGTTTTGACCCAATTACGCATCCGTAGGGCTGTTTTGGTGGGGCATTCTATGGGCGGTTATGTGGCACTAGCCTTTGCTGATTTGTATCCCGAGACTATCAAGGGGTTGGTTTTGTTAAACTCTACAGCCAGAGCCGATAGTCCAGACCGGAAACAGAACCGAGATCGAGCTATACGGGCTGTTAAGCAAAATTATCGGGCTTTTGTTGGTTTGGCAATAGCCAATTTATTTAGTGAAAACAACCAAAAACGACTAATTGAAGAAATTGAAAACATCAAAAAAGAGGCTTTAAAAACGCCACTACAAGCTATTGTTGCTACTCTAGAAGGCATGAAGACACGTGTGGATCGAGAGGTTTTGTTGCACAATACTAGTTTTCCAAAAATGCTGGTTTTGGGCAAAAAAGATCCTATTTTGGGTTTTGAAGAAACTAAAACTCAAGTCGAAAACACCAAGGTAGAATTGGTTGGTTTTTCTGACGGACACATGAGTTCTATTGAAAATCAAGAGGAACTTATGGTTGTTCTGGGAGCTTTTTTTAAGAAAATTTAA
- a CDS encoding TIGR00266 family protein, whose protein sequence is MTAHEIDYKIFGQEMQYVEIELDPQEIVIAEAGSFMMMDNNIQMQTIFGDGSEQQSGLFGKLLNAGKRVLTGESLFMTAFINQNNTKGKVSFASPYPGKILPIDLTQFQGKFICQKSSFLCAAKGVSVGIEFSKKIGRGLFGGEGFIMQKIEGDGMAFVHSGGTLAKKELKAGEILKVDTGCIVGFTKEVDYDIEFIGGIKNSVFGGEGLFYATLRGPGTVYVQSLPFSRLADRIIASAPKAGGESRGEGSLLGGIGNLLDGDNRF, encoded by the coding sequence ATGACCGCACACGAAATAGATTACAAGATCTTTGGACAAGAAATGCAATACGTCGAAATTGAACTAGACCCACAAGAAATTGTCATAGCCGAAGCAGGCAGCTTCATGATGATGGACAACAACATCCAAATGCAAACCATTTTTGGAGATGGTTCAGAGCAACAATCGGGTTTGTTTGGCAAATTACTAAATGCAGGCAAAAGAGTCTTAACCGGCGAGAGTTTATTTATGACCGCATTTATCAATCAAAACAATACCAAAGGCAAAGTATCCTTTGCATCACCATATCCAGGCAAAATCCTTCCGATAGATTTAACTCAATTTCAAGGCAAATTTATCTGCCAAAAAAGCTCGTTTTTATGTGCCGCCAAAGGCGTATCGGTAGGTATTGAATTTTCTAAAAAAATAGGGCGAGGGCTTTTTGGAGGCGAAGGCTTTATTATGCAAAAAATTGAAGGAGACGGCATGGCATTTGTACACTCCGGAGGCACACTAGCCAAAAAAGAACTAAAAGCAGGCGAAATCTTAAAAGTAGACACCGGTTGCATAGTAGGATTCACCAAGGAGGTCGATTATGATATCGAATTTATTGGCGGCATCAAGAACTCCGTTTTTGGAGGCGAAGGATTGTTCTACGCCACACTACGCGGACCCGGAACGGTTTATGTACAATCGCTTCCATTTAGTAGACTAGCAGATAGAATCATCGCATCGGCTCCCAAAGCAGGCGGCGAAAGTCGTGGCGAAGGAAGTCTTTTGGGCGGCATCGGAAATTTATTAGATGGGGACAATCGGTTTTAA
- a CDS encoding PD-(D/E)XK nuclease family protein translates to MIDISFLDKIAQTLIQDYSDKLSDTVVVLPNKRAKVFLIEALKKQVTSNILSPEIISIEDFIQDIAAIRAIDPIELLFEFYQVYLSITIKSQQQSFELFANWAKMLLQDFNEIDRYLLDPTHVLSYLKDIEDIKKWGIEVENKTQLLENYIDFWKLLPNYYQSLYAHLLQKGIGYQGLIYRQAVANLESFSKTITNKQYVFAGFNALNASEEKIIQHLVAANQAKIYWDADQSFLNDPYHDAGLFLRRFKANWKHYKSNPFEWIVDDFSQTKNIHVIGTPKTIGQAKIAGNIIETMLSEHPEVSLDKVAIVLGEENVLVPLLYALPSSVGALNITMGYSSKNNPAQILLAKLFKMHTNALSRNATSYVLYYKDVLDILTHPLVEPYAQSSKLVHTINQNNYTFVSQQKIIELNPEPTELFLLLFTKWDTGSMAVLHMLTTLLLTIKNNLSNDNEEEKITKAFVFAIFKVINKLINYYSQHEHIDKIDTLHAIYKQVIDLAAVSFEGEPLHGLQIMGVLESRVLDFDTVIVTSMNEGKFPAGKSQNSFIPYDVKRELGLPTFKEKDAIYTYHFYHLLQRAKTIYLLYNTESDGLDAGEKSRFITQLEVEKQPNHNLSHQIYNATLPEKAYTPMVIEKSATVLIRLKEIALVGFSPSALTSYIRNPIQFYFQKILRIQEVEEVEENIALNTLGTIIHETLKVLYEPFIGRFISQKDLENCFTQVDNQVLQQFKAVYKEGEIKKGRNLLAFEVAKRNVSNFLKVELESIKAGDAIKIIALEQTFSRNLTHPSLPFPVLIKGNVDRIEERNGTIRIIDYKTGKVEKASVTLKTWNGLTQDIKNDKIIQVLAYAFMYEKLAESQPIEVGIISFKNLKSGFLPFNYKEDKDEQLVVSEGIMASYLEQMVLLLKEILDPSIPFEEKVV, encoded by the coding sequence ATGATAGATATTTCTTTTTTAGATAAAATTGCACAAACTTTAATTCAAGATTACTCCGATAAATTATCAGACACTGTAGTAGTTCTGCCCAACAAAAGAGCTAAGGTTTTTCTAATAGAAGCTTTAAAAAAACAAGTAACCAGCAACATACTTTCGCCCGAAATAATTAGTATTGAAGATTTTATTCAAGATATTGCGGCTATACGTGCTATAGATCCTATAGAGTTGTTATTTGAATTTTACCAAGTCTATCTATCTATAACCATCAAATCCCAGCAGCAATCCTTTGAGCTGTTTGCCAATTGGGCCAAAATGCTTTTGCAAGATTTTAATGAAATAGACCGCTACTTACTAGATCCTACCCATGTATTGTCTTACCTAAAAGACATTGAGGATATTAAAAAATGGGGTATTGAAGTAGAGAACAAAACCCAATTACTTGAAAACTATATAGATTTCTGGAAACTATTACCTAATTACTACCAAAGTTTGTATGCCCATTTGCTTCAAAAAGGAATTGGATACCAAGGGCTAATATACAGACAAGCAGTAGCTAATTTAGAATCATTTTCTAAAACCATTACCAACAAACAGTATGTATTTGCAGGTTTTAACGCCTTAAATGCTTCCGAAGAAAAAATCATACAACATTTGGTAGCTGCCAACCAAGCCAAAATATATTGGGATGCAGACCAATCCTTTTTAAACGATCCCTACCATGATGCAGGGCTTTTTTTAAGACGATTCAAGGCCAATTGGAAACACTACAAGAGCAATCCTTTTGAATGGATAGTCGATGATTTTTCGCAAACCAAAAACATACACGTTATTGGTACCCCAAAAACCATTGGTCAAGCCAAAATTGCAGGCAACATTATAGAAACCATGCTTAGTGAGCACCCAGAGGTTTCATTAGATAAAGTAGCCATAGTTCTTGGAGAAGAAAATGTTTTGGTTCCACTTTTATATGCATTGCCCTCTAGCGTTGGCGCTTTGAATATAACCATGGGATATTCCAGCAAGAACAATCCGGCGCAGATACTCCTAGCAAAACTATTTAAGATGCATACCAATGCCTTATCTCGAAATGCAACAAGCTATGTTTTGTATTACAAAGATGTCTTGGATATTTTGACCCACCCTTTGGTGGAGCCTTATGCTCAAAGCTCTAAATTGGTACATACCATCAATCAAAACAATTATACCTTTGTTAGCCAGCAAAAAATAATAGAATTAAACCCAGAACCCACGGAATTGTTTTTGCTGCTGTTTACAAAATGGGACACCGGCTCTATGGCAGTTTTGCACATGCTCACTACTTTATTGCTGACCATCAAAAACAATTTAAGTAATGATAACGAAGAAGAAAAAATAACCAAAGCCTTTGTGTTTGCTATCTTTAAAGTCATTAACAAACTCATAAATTACTACTCCCAACACGAACATATTGACAAAATAGACACCCTGCATGCTATCTATAAACAGGTGATTGATCTAGCGGCAGTTTCTTTTGAAGGAGAACCACTGCATGGTTTACAGATTATGGGGGTTTTAGAGAGTAGAGTCCTGGATTTTGACACCGTAATTGTTACCTCTATGAATGAAGGAAAATTCCCAGCGGGTAAATCACAAAATTCCTTTATACCCTATGATGTAAAGCGCGAGTTAGGGTTGCCAACATTCAAAGAAAAAGATGCCATCTACACCTATCACTTTTACCATTTATTACAACGAGCCAAAACTATTTATTTACTCTATAATACCGAAAGTGACGGATTAGATGCCGGAGAAAAAAGCCGGTTTATCACCCAGTTAGAAGTAGAAAAACAGCCCAACCACAACCTAAGCCATCAGATTTACAATGCCACATTGCCAGAAAAGGCATACACTCCAATGGTAATTGAAAAGTCCGCAACGGTTCTGATCCGCTTGAAAGAAATTGCTTTGGTAGGATTTTCGCCCTCGGCACTGACCAGTTATATCCGGAATCCAATTCAGTTTTATTTTCAGAAAATTCTGCGCATTCAAGAAGTAGAAGAAGTAGAAGAAAATATTGCATTAAACACCCTAGGAACCATTATTCACGAAACCCTAAAAGTGTTGTACGAGCCCTTTATTGGACGTTTTATTTCCCAAAAAGACCTAGAAAACTGCTTTACACAAGTAGACAACCAAGTGCTCCAGCAATTCAAGGCTGTTTACAAAGAAGGAGAAATCAAAAAAGGCCGTAACCTACTTGCCTTTGAAGTAGCCAAACGCAATGTCTCTAATTTCTTAAAAGTAGAACTAGAAAGCATAAAAGCAGGCGATGCCATCAAGATAATCGCTTTGGAACAAACCTTTTCGCGCAATTTAACGCATCCGAGTTTGCCATTTCCGGTACTAATCAAAGGAAATGTAGATAGAATTGAAGAGCGCAACGGAACGATCCGAATTATCGATTATAAAACGGGTAAAGTAGAGAAAGCTAGTGTGACCTTGAAAACCTGGAATGGACTGACTCAGGACATTAAAAACGACAAAATAATTCAAGTTTTGGCCTACGCTTTTATGTACGAAAAACTAGCCGAATCGCAGCCCATTGAAGTGGGGATTATTTCATTCAAAAATTTAAAATCCGGCTTTTTGCCTTTTAATTATAAAGAAGATAAAGACGAGCAGTTGGTAGTAAGTGAGGGTATAATGGCAAGTTATCTCGAGCAAATGGTATTGCTTTTAAAAGAAATTTTAGATCCAAGCATTCCCTTTGAAGAAAAAGTAGTTTAG
- a CDS encoding OmpA family protein — MKHLNKILVAAMMVMGLSSQAQDSNNPWAISFGANAVDTKTSAGGGNGWLDRHFSQPFAVKDNWNILPSVSYVSVSKYVGNNLSVGLQGSVNKINKFVKFDPTAPGHDSRGYVVSNPGDLMYYGIDASVKYSFMTLINSKVLDPSLHVGGGYTFLGDSSFGTVNPGAGLTFWITENVGLALETSYKKAFGDREDATRTPDAPSHFQHTAGIIFKFGGKDTDGDGIYDKDDVCPEIAGLKEFNGCPDTDADGITDKEDSCPEVAGPKEFNGCPDTDGDGIADKDDACPEVAGPKALNGCPDADGDGVANKDDKCPNVAGPRDNRGCPWPDTDGDSVLDKDDKCPNVKGTVANSGCPEVTADVIKQLNDYGKTILFDSGKASFKEQTFAVLQSITDILKEFPNSSFMIEGHTDSDGSNVLNQALSENRAAAVRNFLVEKGINTDRLKSTGYGETKPIASNKTAKGKAENRRVEVSLIKE; from the coding sequence ATGAAACATCTTAACAAGATTTTAGTTGCTGCTATGATGGTTATGGGATTAAGTTCTCAAGCACAAGACAGTAACAACCCATGGGCTATCTCTTTTGGAGCTAACGCTGTAGACACTAAAACAAGTGCAGGTGGTGGTAATGGCTGGTTAGACCGTCACTTTTCTCAGCCATTTGCTGTAAAAGACAACTGGAACATTCTTCCATCAGTATCTTATGTTAGCGTGTCTAAATATGTTGGAAACAACTTATCTGTAGGGCTTCAAGGATCTGTTAACAAAATCAACAAGTTTGTTAAATTTGACCCAACTGCACCAGGACATGATTCTCGTGGTTATGTAGTTTCTAACCCAGGAGACTTAATGTATTATGGTATTGATGCTAGTGTTAAATATAGCTTCATGACTTTGATTAATTCTAAAGTTTTAGATCCTTCGTTACACGTAGGTGGAGGGTATACTTTCCTAGGAGATAGTAGTTTTGGAACTGTAAATCCAGGAGCTGGATTGACTTTTTGGATTACTGAAAACGTAGGTTTAGCATTAGAGACTTCTTACAAAAAAGCATTCGGAGATAGAGAAGATGCTACAAGAACTCCAGATGCACCATCTCACTTCCAACACACAGCGGGTATTATCTTCAAATTTGGAGGAAAAGATACCGATGGTGATGGGATTTATGACAAAGATGATGTTTGTCCAGAAATTGCTGGTTTAAAAGAATTCAACGGTTGTCCTGATACGGATGCAGATGGAATTACTGACAAAGAAGATTCTTGTCCAGAAGTTGCTGGTCCTAAAGAATTTAACGGATGTCCAGATACGGATGGAGATGGAATTGCAGACAAAGACGATGCATGTCCAGAAGTTGCTGGTCCTAAGGCCTTAAATGGTTGTCCAGATGCTGATGGAGATGGTGTTGCAAATAAAGATGACAAATGTCCAAACGTTGCAGGACCTAGAGATAACAGAGGTTGTCCATGGCCAGATACTGACGGAGATTCTGTTTTAGATAAAGATGACAAATGTCCTAATGTAAAAGGAACTGTTGCTAACTCTGGATGTCCAGAAGTTACTGCTGATGTAATCAAACAATTAAATGACTACGGTAAAACAATTTTGTTTGATTCAGGTAAAGCTTCTTTCAAAGAACAAACATTTGCTGTTTTACAATCTATCACAGATATCTTAAAAGAATTTCCTAACTCAAGCTTTATGATTGAAGGGCACACAGATAGTGACGGAAGTAATGTATTAAACCAAGCATTGTCTGAAAATAGAGCTGCTGCTGTTAGAAATTTCTTAGTTGAAAAAGGAATCAATACAGATAGATTAAAATCAACTGGTTATGGTGAAACAAAACCAATTGCTTCTAACAAAACTGCAAAAGGAAAAGCAGAAAACAGAAGAGTTGAGGTTTCTTTAATTAAAGAATAA
- the kbl gene encoding glycine C-acetyltransferase, with the protein MYGKIKEHLQDELQTIQDNGIFKKERIITSAQDAEITIATGETVLNFCANNYLGLSSHPEVIQAAKDAMDTHGFGMSSVRFICGTQDIHKTLERKISEFYGTEDTILYAAAFDANGGVFEPLLGAGDAIISDSLNHASIIDGVRLCKASRYRYENSNMEDLEQQLIKANQAGSRFKIIVTDGVFSMDGIVAPLDKICDLADKYDAMVMVDECHAAGFIGATGKGTLEAKGVMGRVDIITGTLGKALGGAMGGYTTAKKEIIELLRQRSRPYLFSNSLAPAIVGASIKVFELLEKDTTLRDKLEWNTNYFKDGMKKAGFDIVDGDSAIVPVMLYDAKLSQAMADALLKKGIYVIGFFYPVVPQDKARIRVQLSAAHTQAHLDQAIAAFVAVGQSLKVI; encoded by the coding sequence ATGTACGGAAAAATAAAAGAACACCTTCAGGATGAATTGCAAACCATTCAAGACAACGGAATTTTTAAAAAGGAACGAATTATTACTTCGGCGCAAGATGCCGAAATTACCATTGCAACAGGAGAGACGGTTCTGAATTTTTGTGCCAACAATTATTTAGGATTGTCCTCCCATCCAGAAGTAATCCAAGCGGCCAAAGATGCTATGGATACCCATGGTTTTGGGATGTCATCGGTGCGTTTTATTTGTGGCACACAAGACATACACAAAACATTAGAAAGAAAAATTTCGGAATTCTACGGAACCGAAGATACTATTCTGTACGCTGCAGCCTTTGATGCTAACGGAGGGGTTTTTGAGCCATTATTAGGTGCCGGAGATGCTATAATATCCGATAGTTTGAACCATGCTTCAATAATTGACGGAGTGCGTTTGTGCAAAGCATCGCGTTACCGTTATGAGAACAGCAACATGGAAGACTTAGAGCAGCAATTGATTAAAGCAAACCAAGCAGGAAGTCGTTTCAAAATCATTGTAACCGATGGCGTGTTTTCAATGGATGGCATAGTAGCACCATTAGATAAAATATGTGACCTAGCTGACAAATACGATGCTATGGTTATGGTGGATGAATGCCATGCTGCGGGATTTATAGGAGCCACAGGCAAAGGAACCCTCGAGGCAAAAGGAGTAATGGGCAGAGTAGATATCATTACAGGAACCCTTGGAAAAGCTTTAGGCGGTGCCATGGGAGGATATACCACAGCCAAGAAAGAAATAATAGAATTGTTGCGCCAACGTTCCAGACCGTATTTATTTTCTAATTCTTTAGCGCCAGCAATTGTAGGAGCTTCTATTAAAGTATTCGAACTTTTAGAAAAAGACACTACATTGAGGGATAAGCTAGAGTGGAATACCAATTATTTTAAAGACGGAATGAAAAAAGCAGGCTTTGATATTGTAGATGGCGATTCGGCAATCGTGCCAGTAATGTTATACGATGCAAAGCTATCCCAAGCCATGGCGGATGCATTACTAAAAAAAGGAATTTACGTTATTGGGTTCTTTTATCCAGTAGTTCCGCAAGATAAAGCCAGAATTAGAGTACAGCTTTCGGCAGCGCATACTCAAGCGCATTTAGATCAGGCAATTGCAGCATTTGTGGCAGTAGGACAATCTCTTAAGGTTATATAA